In Synergistaceae bacterium DZ-S4, a single window of DNA contains:
- the rpmA gene encoding 50S ribosomal protein L27 encodes MAHKKGQGSSTNGRDSQPKYLGVKRSDGQSVNAGTIIVRQRGTKFHPGNNVGIGRDHTLFALAAGKVRFLTRADRKFVTVEPEAL; translated from the coding sequence ATGGCACATAAAAAAGGTCAGGGAAGCAGCACTAACGGCCGGGACAGTCAGCCAAAATATCTGGGAGTGAAGCGCAGTGACGGACAGTCAGTCAACGCCGGGACCATAATAGTGCGTCAGCGCGGCACTAAGTTCCACCCCGGAAACAATGTCGGGATCGGCCGCGATCACACCCTTTTCGCTCTTGCTGCAGGCAAGGTCCGTTTTCTAACCAGGGCAGACCGTAAATTCGTAACTGTTGAGCCTGAAGCACTTTAA
- a CDS encoding LCP family protein — translation MKHYKSIITVVAIAILGIAAGAGIKVYSILHTKSEDILGTIESSIDSGSAQYAALKEQGRFNILIMGEDDVEGSRRSDTVLFATIDIDDKNIRVLSLPRDTRVQIPGHGVQKLNHAFAYGGPDLLKATVEKYLGQPILYYVIIDYVSFPAVVDILGGVEIDVEKKMRYVDRAGKLDINIKPGLQTMDGKTALHYVRFRMDALGDIGRVHRQQQFIKAVLKKAYDPRILVKIPELTAQMMKLFKTDMSPALAIQLAGFAQNELGRERIFFSTLHGQAAMVNNLSYWVGDTKAANEFLNAPIEMLISGDMTENKNTSNFAGLSLSYSSAADETKVNGETIGHEKKEEKKPENAITKDELLSLIRSMPESIAVLNGSGKAGLSTEVASKLQKIGIEVVMSANAKHFDYRSSNVVYPLNAKPEMIKTAQTLGKLLDIPGSLVRSNNQAFYPSVIIGHDSQELIRRIDKLIEISTQ, via the coding sequence ATGAAACATTATAAGTCGATCATAACAGTCGTGGCGATAGCAATACTGGGAATAGCCGCAGGCGCCGGGATCAAGGTCTATTCCATACTTCACACAAAATCAGAGGACATACTCGGCACCATTGAGAGTTCGATAGACAGCGGCAGTGCGCAGTACGCCGCACTGAAGGAACAGGGAAGGTTCAACATCCTCATCATGGGGGAGGATGACGTAGAGGGCTCAAGGCGCTCCGACACCGTATTATTCGCCACTATCGACATAGATGACAAGAACATTAGGGTACTCTCCCTTCCAAGGGACACCCGGGTACAGATCCCGGGACACGGCGTTCAAAAACTCAACCACGCATTTGCGTACGGAGGCCCGGACCTTCTCAAGGCTACCGTCGAAAAGTATCTCGGACAGCCCATCCTTTACTATGTGATAATAGACTACGTCAGCTTCCCTGCAGTTGTGGACATCCTGGGCGGGGTCGAGATAGATGTTGAGAAAAAAATGAGATATGTAGACAGGGCAGGCAAGCTTGACATCAACATCAAGCCCGGCCTTCAGACAATGGACGGGAAAACAGCGCTGCATTATGTCCGGTTCAGGATGGACGCACTGGGCGACATAGGAAGGGTGCACAGGCAGCAGCAGTTCATCAAGGCAGTTCTGAAAAAAGCCTACGATCCCAGGATACTTGTCAAGATCCCGGAACTGACCGCGCAGATGATGAAGCTCTTCAAGACGGACATGTCTCCCGCACTCGCTATACAGCTGGCAGGTTTTGCCCAGAACGAACTCGGCAGGGAGCGGATATTCTTTTCCACCCTCCACGGTCAGGCTGCGATGGTCAACAACCTCAGCTACTGGGTGGGGGACACCAAGGCCGCGAACGAATTCCTCAACGCTCCGATCGAGATGCTGATCTCCGGTGATATGACGGAAAACAAGAATACCAGCAATTTTGCGGGCCTGTCTTTGTCCTACTCTTCGGCGGCAGATGAGACGAAGGTAAACGGAGAAACGATCGGACATGAAAAGAAGGAAGAGAAGAAACCGGAAAATGCCATTACAAAAGACGAGCTTCTGAGCCTCATTAGGTCTATGCCGGAATCGATAGCAGTGCTCAACGGATCAGGCAAAGCGGGGCTGAGTACTGAGGTCGCCTCAAAACTACAGAAGATCGGCATTGAGGTAGTCATGTCGGCAAATGCGAAGCACTTTGACTACAGGAGCAGCAACGTAGTATACCCCTTAAATGCGAAACCTGAGATGATAAAAACTGCCCAGACTCTAGGTAAACTGCTTGACATACCCGGCAGTCTGGTAAGATCGAACAATCAGGCATTCTATCCTTCGGTGATCATCGGACACGACAGCCAGGAGCTGATCCGCCGCATTGACAAACTTATAGAGATAAGCACACAATAG
- the dxs gene encoding 1-deoxy-D-xylulose-5-phosphate synthase, translating to MSMLGSVKDFKGLKGLTYGELNKLSCEIREMILQVTLKNGGHLASSLGAVELTVALLRAFDPQRDKIIFDVGHQSYAYKILTGRLERFHTLRTRGGIAGFPRMDESPYDFFTTGHSSTSISAAMGYAKARDISGRNHEVVAVIGDGALLNGVSFEALNCVESTGTKVIIVLNDNKMSISPRIGGIAGHLARLSVNPTYIKFKDFIKDQCHTLKRGDALEEALKKIKSKLKSLILPTNIFEEMGINYWGPFNGHDIEEMEEVFRLARHCKEPVLIHVLTKKGKGCCEAENNSPFFHGIGPNTDLDAAQNHTATSRPSWSEIMSEALTEAASHDPRIAVCTAAMTDGTKLNGFAEKYPERFFDVGISEEHMLTFAAGMAAGGMRPAVCIYSTFLQRAADQLMHDICLSKLPVMIGADRAGLVGEDGETHHGLLDVPWFRTLPGITIAAPRDASDLRFFVNGWIERGIPMIARYPRGKAPQDILPAGRTERVPAGWGKLEILARGSDVCLLGIGSTVELMLKTAEKLETGEGIIPTVADLRFIKPLDLEGLSEIMRKHSVVVTAEENYLNGGSGMAVSEYACRNHPECRVINIGIPDRYISHATRSEQWTECGLTPEAVINSLKGQ from the coding sequence ATGAGCATGCTTGGATCGGTAAAGGATTTCAAAGGCCTTAAAGGCCTTACATACGGCGAATTGAACAAACTTAGCTGCGAGATAAGGGAAATGATACTTCAGGTGACACTGAAGAACGGCGGACACCTGGCATCCTCCCTCGGAGCGGTGGAACTCACCGTGGCCCTGCTGAGGGCCTTCGACCCCCAAAGGGACAAGATCATCTTTGACGTAGGACATCAGTCATATGCCTATAAAATACTGACAGGCAGACTTGAACGATTCCACACGCTGAGGACCAGGGGCGGGATAGCAGGCTTTCCCCGAATGGACGAGAGCCCCTATGACTTTTTCACGACCGGCCACAGCAGCACATCCATATCTGCGGCAATGGGCTACGCCAAGGCGAGGGACATAAGCGGCCGGAACCACGAAGTCGTTGCGGTGATAGGGGACGGAGCCCTTCTGAACGGGGTCTCTTTCGAAGCCCTCAACTGCGTTGAAAGTACGGGGACAAAGGTGATCATAGTCCTTAACGACAACAAGATGTCCATAAGCCCGAGGATCGGGGGGATAGCAGGACACCTGGCCCGTCTTTCTGTAAACCCCACGTACATTAAATTCAAGGATTTCATTAAGGATCAGTGTCACACCTTAAAACGCGGAGACGCGCTGGAAGAGGCACTCAAAAAGATCAAGTCCAAATTAAAATCCCTGATCCTTCCGACGAACATTTTCGAAGAGATGGGAATAAACTACTGGGGCCCGTTCAACGGCCATGACATAGAGGAGATGGAGGAGGTCTTCCGGCTCGCAAGGCATTGCAAAGAACCTGTTCTTATCCATGTCCTTACGAAAAAGGGCAAGGGATGCTGCGAAGCGGAGAACAACTCGCCCTTCTTCCATGGGATTGGCCCCAACACCGATCTGGACGCGGCACAGAACCACACTGCGACATCACGGCCCTCTTGGAGCGAGATAATGTCAGAGGCACTTACAGAGGCAGCCTCCCATGACCCGCGCATCGCTGTCTGCACCGCTGCGATGACTGACGGGACCAAACTGAACGGATTCGCAGAAAAGTATCCGGAAAGGTTCTTCGACGTGGGGATCTCGGAAGAACACATGCTGACCTTCGCCGCAGGAATGGCGGCAGGCGGGATGAGACCGGCTGTCTGCATATATTCGACCTTTCTTCAAAGGGCTGCGGACCAGCTGATGCACGATATATGTCTTTCAAAACTGCCCGTAATGATCGGGGCAGACAGGGCCGGCCTTGTAGGCGAGGACGGGGAGACTCATCACGGACTCCTTGACGTCCCGTGGTTCAGGACCCTGCCCGGCATAACGATCGCTGCGCCAAGGGACGCTTCGGATCTCAGATTTTTCGTAAATGGCTGGATCGAAAGAGGCATCCCGATGATCGCAAGATATCCAAGGGGAAAGGCACCCCAGGATATCCTGCCCGCAGGCCGGACAGAGAGAGTTCCTGCAGGGTGGGGAAAACTGGAGATCCTTGCCCGTGGAAGTGATGTATGTCTTTTGGGGATAGGAAGTACTGTCGAACTGATGCTTAAGACTGCTGAGAAGCTTGAAACCGGTGAGGGCATCATTCCGACAGTTGCTGACCTTCGCTTCATAAAGCCACTGGATCTCGAAGGGCTCTCAGAGATAATGAGAAAACACTCTGTCGTCGTAACAGCCGAGGAAAACTATCTGAACGGAGGATCGGGCATGGCGGTCTCAGAATACGCATGCAGGAACCATCCGGAGTGCCGAGTCATAAACATAGGCATCCCGGACAGGTACATATCCCATGCGACGCGCTCGGAGCAGTGGACCGAATGCGGCCTCACCCCTGAAGCGGTAATAAACTCGCTCAAAGGGCAGTGA
- the rplU gene encoding 50S ribosomal protein L21 has protein sequence MYAVIETGGKQYRVAAGDKLRLEKIHAEEGAEVSFDKVILLGKDDGPVIGTPYVEGAAVTGKVLEHGKDDKVIVFKYRRKKNYRKFRGHRQQYTLVQVDGITG, from the coding sequence ATGTATGCAGTGATCGAAACGGGCGGCAAGCAGTACAGAGTAGCGGCAGGAGACAAACTCCGTCTTGAGAAGATCCACGCCGAAGAGGGCGCAGAGGTCTCTTTTGACAAAGTTATCCTTCTCGGCAAGGATGACGGACCTGTTATCGGCACCCCCTATGTTGAGGGAGCCGCAGTTACGGGCAAAGTCCTTGAACACGGCAAAGATGACAAGGTGATCGTCTTCAAGTACCGCAGAAAGAAGAATTACCGCAAATTCCGCGGACACCGTCAGCAGTACACACTTGTACAGGTCGACGGTATCACAGGCTAG
- a CDS encoding NAD(+)/NADH kinase, with protein sequence MKKNNVGLLFNTQKPEAISLASKLCAWGRESGINFMLPPHEASALSIPDIPDNIWREDVEFAVILGGDGTFLRAARYTFGYPIPLYGINLGRLGFLATGDPECAKEDITSILENNFTLQQRHLIKGLVWRGGRIVYELHALNDLVISKGSLARVIDLEVRVGDEILSLFLADGLILSTPTGSTAYALSAGGPIVPPHVPCMLLAPICAHTLYARPVVLSGTDRAYVTPKGDNRNLILTQDGQLCYELLPDDHLEAMLDPDIHINIIQLKDRSYYDLLREKLRWGFNGITDGGD encoded by the coding sequence ATGAAAAAAAACAACGTCGGACTTCTTTTCAATACGCAGAAACCTGAAGCCATAAGCCTGGCCTCAAAACTCTGCGCATGGGGCAGGGAGAGCGGCATCAACTTTATGCTTCCTCCGCACGAGGCTTCCGCCCTCAGCATACCAGATATACCCGACAACATATGGCGCGAAGATGTCGAATTCGCTGTCATCCTGGGCGGAGACGGCACGTTTCTACGTGCTGCGAGGTACACTTTCGGCTATCCGATACCACTTTACGGGATCAACCTCGGCAGGCTTGGCTTCCTTGCCACAGGCGACCCCGAGTGCGCGAAAGAGGATATTACCTCAATACTGGAGAACAATTTCACTCTCCAGCAGAGACACCTGATAAAAGGGCTGGTATGGAGGGGAGGAAGGATCGTATACGAGCTTCACGCCCTGAATGACCTTGTCATATCCAAAGGCAGCCTCGCAAGGGTCATAGACCTTGAAGTACGCGTGGGCGACGAAATACTCTCCCTCTTCCTTGCTGACGGGCTTATACTCTCCACTCCGACAGGATCTACCGCATATGCCCTCTCAGCGGGCGGTCCGATAGTCCCGCCTCATGTTCCCTGCATGCTTCTGGCTCCGATATGCGCACATACGCTTTACGCGAGGCCGGTAGTCCTGAGCGGCACAGACAGGGCCTATGTGACTCCAAAGGGGGACAACAGGAACCTCATACTCACTCAGGACGGACAGCTATGTTATGAACTGCTTCCCGACGATCACCTTGAAGCCATGCTGGATCCCGACATCCACATAAACATAATCCAGCTTAAAGACAGGAGCTACTACGATCTCCTCAGGGAAAAGCTGCGCTGGGGCTTTAACGGGATCACAGACGGAGGAGACTGA
- the nadD gene encoding nicotinate-nucleotide adenylyltransferase translates to MTNSCQRRIGIMGGTFDPIHYGHLRAADEAHAAFGLSEVIFVPTGQPPHKAGEKVSSSGDRYMMTVLATVDCPYFSVSRIEIDKTGKSYTIDTLRQLKAMPEYHDTEFYFITGLDAVLDIVSWKNPEEIMSMCKFVAVSRYGYARSRMEELPEDLRSAIISLEIPLLAISSTGLRERVRRDRSIRFLVPPSVEHYIRKKSLYRDI, encoded by the coding sequence ATGACTAACAGCTGTCAGAGAAGGATAGGTATCATGGGAGGCACCTTTGACCCGATACATTACGGACATCTCAGGGCTGCGGACGAGGCCCACGCCGCCTTTGGCCTTTCTGAAGTTATTTTCGTCCCTACAGGCCAGCCTCCCCACAAAGCAGGGGAGAAAGTCTCTTCTTCGGGAGACAGATACATGATGACGGTACTGGCGACAGTCGATTGTCCCTATTTTTCCGTCTCGAGAATAGAGATCGACAAGACCGGCAAAAGCTATACCATCGATACATTGAGACAGCTGAAAGCAATGCCGGAATATCATGACACGGAATTCTACTTCATAACGGGACTGGACGCCGTACTCGATATCGTCTCATGGAAAAACCCTGAGGAAATCATGAGCATGTGTAAATTTGTAGCCGTTAGTAGGTATGGATATGCCCGCAGCAGAATGGAAGAACTGCCCGAAGACTTAAGGTCAGCTATTATATCGCTTGAGATACCGCTTCTGGCAATATCAAGTACGGGACTGAGAGAGAGGGTAAGAAGGGACAGGAGCATAAGGTTTCTTGTCCCGCCGTCTGTGGAACACTATATCAGAAAAAAGTCCCTGTACAGAGACATCTGA
- a CDS encoding TlyA family RNA methyltransferase: MKKRLVRLDKILVERQMLLSRTAAQSYIEEGRVKVDGITVNKSASMVSGDSDICLDAPEKEWVSRGAHKLTRGLDIFGIDPSGKTCIDIGASTGGFTDVLLSRGAEKVFAVDVGYGQLAWKLRNDPRVVVMERTNARRLTEDMIGGEKADIIVSDASFISLKLLLRPLEALLKAEGAMIVLVKPQFEVGREKVGRGVIHDPALHEETLSDLAAFVESETGLLLSDATYSPIRGPEGNIEFLFLLGLKSNTIVKHADIDFGKLVEEAHVATK, translated from the coding sequence ATGAAGAAAAGGCTGGTAAGGCTGGACAAAATCCTTGTAGAAAGGCAGATGCTCCTTTCAAGGACAGCGGCCCAGAGTTACATAGAAGAGGGACGGGTAAAGGTCGACGGAATAACTGTAAACAAAAGCGCCTCGATGGTCTCCGGCGATTCCGACATATGCCTTGACGCCCCGGAGAAAGAGTGGGTGAGCAGGGGAGCCCATAAACTGACAAGAGGACTGGACATATTTGGGATCGACCCCTCCGGAAAGACCTGTATCGATATCGGCGCTTCCACCGGAGGATTCACGGATGTGCTTCTGTCCAGGGGAGCCGAAAAAGTATTCGCGGTCGACGTCGGATACGGGCAGCTTGCCTGGAAACTCAGAAACGACCCCAGGGTCGTAGTGATGGAAAGGACCAACGCCCGGCGTCTGACTGAGGATATGATCGGCGGAGAAAAGGCAGACATTATTGTTTCAGACGCCTCCTTCATATCACTGAAACTGCTTCTCAGACCGCTTGAGGCGCTTCTGAAAGCGGAAGGGGCAATGATAGTGCTGGTAAAACCGCAGTTCGAAGTCGGAAGGGAAAAGGTCGGCAGGGGAGTGATCCACGACCCCGCACTTCACGAGGAGACACTCAGTGATCTGGCCGCTTTCGTCGAAAGTGAGACGGGACTTCTCCTCTCAGATGCGACATATTCGCCGATAAGGGGACCTGAGGGCAATATAGAATTTCTCTTTCTTTTGGGACTGAAGAGCAATACAATAGTGAAACATGCCGATATTGACTTCGGGAAACTGGTCGAAGAGGCACACGTGGCTACAAAGTAA
- a CDS encoding AAA family ATPase, whose protein sequence is MIEDIRVRGVGGIREAELSLSGGFIVITGESGSGKSSLVRAMEFIAGKRAQTNYIHALEESADVLMTISCTRIPGLDEEYQPQGGTLIVRRQFSRNGRGRCLMQNNPVPLGTLSSSMERELVIQSQFAQLGLIDPSIQLDLVDSCGGKPLDLIKKELESAFDETLAAERTIISLKKRREETEAFCQNAENAIRIIKALELEEDSERIWETELKELESKENARTALASIHERLAGGTACGGIIENLESISREIYASSPAKTGRWKDGVEKMLISAQSVAVMLQDELRELSAEGSIEEAKERLEKKIGSLRKLKRSLDLFSCKQLLDHAAKASEGMAWLKENHAELEELEMKAAENKKRTRSLALELRKLRKAAAEELASRVNSHLNDLAMEHALFSIDIEEQDKLRSNGAEAVSFKMSMPDQPPLPVGRTASGGELSRILIALQLSLGDEQLPGTLVFDEVEAGLGGRTALLAGQKLRELSGRCRTVLITHEAAIASMADQHFLVKRDGDETTVTEIRDAEREKEIARMLAGDDNSREALEHARSLLNTGGNGDSHR, encoded by the coding sequence TTGATCGAGGATATCCGCGTCCGCGGGGTAGGCGGCATCAGAGAGGCGGAGTTATCTCTCAGCGGCGGCTTCATAGTGATCACCGGCGAGAGCGGCTCAGGCAAGAGCAGCCTCGTGCGCGCCATGGAATTCATCGCCGGGAAACGTGCCCAGACCAACTACATCCACGCACTCGAGGAATCCGCGGATGTTCTTATGACCATTTCATGCACCAGGATCCCAGGACTTGATGAAGAATACCAGCCTCAGGGCGGGACTCTCATAGTAAGGCGCCAGTTCAGCCGGAACGGGAGGGGCAGATGCCTGATGCAGAACAACCCTGTCCCGCTGGGCACGCTCTCTTCATCGATGGAAAGAGAGCTTGTCATCCAGAGCCAGTTTGCACAGCTCGGTCTTATAGATCCTTCCATCCAGCTTGACCTTGTGGACTCCTGCGGAGGAAAGCCGCTGGATCTGATCAAAAAGGAGCTTGAGTCCGCTTTCGACGAAACGCTGGCGGCAGAGCGCACGATCATAAGCCTGAAGAAACGGCGGGAAGAAACTGAAGCGTTCTGCCAGAATGCAGAAAACGCGATCAGGATAATAAAGGCCCTGGAACTGGAAGAAGACAGCGAGAGAATATGGGAAACTGAACTTAAGGAACTTGAATCAAAGGAAAACGCCAGAACCGCGCTTGCATCAATACACGAAAGGCTTGCCGGAGGGACAGCCTGCGGCGGTATCATTGAAAACCTTGAATCGATCAGCAGGGAAATATATGCGTCTTCACCTGCAAAGACGGGCCGCTGGAAGGATGGCGTCGAAAAGATGCTTATTTCGGCACAGTCAGTGGCGGTGATGCTTCAGGACGAACTGCGGGAACTCTCTGCGGAAGGCAGCATTGAAGAGGCAAAAGAGCGTCTGGAGAAAAAGATCGGATCCCTCAGAAAACTGAAGCGGTCGCTTGACCTCTTCAGCTGCAAACAGCTTCTCGATCACGCTGCCAAAGCATCTGAGGGGATGGCATGGCTCAAAGAGAACCATGCTGAGCTTGAAGAGCTTGAAATGAAGGCTGCTGAGAATAAAAAGAGGACAAGATCTCTTGCCCTGGAACTTCGGAAACTTAGGAAGGCCGCGGCTGAAGAGCTCGCTTCAAGGGTGAACTCCCACCTGAATGACCTCGCGATGGAGCATGCGCTCTTTTCTATCGACATAGAGGAACAGGACAAGCTCCGTTCGAACGGGGCGGAAGCAGTTTCATTCAAAATGAGCATGCCTGACCAGCCCCCCCTGCCCGTGGGCAGAACGGCTTCAGGCGGCGAGCTTAGCAGGATACTGATAGCCCTCCAGCTCTCGCTCGGCGATGAACAGCTCCCGGGAACACTGGTCTTTGATGAGGTCGAAGCCGGGCTTGGAGGCAGGACCGCCCTTCTTGCCGGACAAAAACTGAGGGAACTGTCGGGAAGATGCAGGACCGTTCTGATAACCCATGAGGCCGCTATTGCTTCGATGGCGGATCAGCACTTTCTGGTAAAAAGGGACGGAGACGAGACGACCGTCACTGAGATCAGGGACGCGGAGCGCGAAAAGGAGATCGCGAGAATGCTCGCAGGAGACGACAACTCCCGCGAAGCGCTGGAACATGCGAGGTCGCTCCTAAATACGGGCGGCAACGGTGACAGTCATCGTTGA
- the obgE gene encoding GTPase ObgE: MKFIDSMRLSVKAGRGGNGCMSFLRERFRPNGGPDGGNGGRGGSIIFEATTNLQTLADLEYQRHIKGSDGSHGKGSARNGAMGEDTVVLVPCGTIIYDALTNEGLADLVEPGDRFVAARGGRGGRGNRYFSSSARKAPRFCENGDLGEEAELRLELKLIADVGLVGLPNVGKSSILAAISNAQPKIANYPFTTLSPNLGVLTTGYERIVIADIPGLIEGAHMNKGLGIQFLRHIARSRLLIHVLSLECRDFDLLIEELETVRNEMRSFDPDLDTRPYFVAANKLDELEEPEELLDKLSRHFGSAGISFCAVSALTEEGIPELVRHIIDFTEKNPRPRSEVRLYALDREEDTPATVRTRNRIQIISLHGGGYRVLHHRLEKAVERYDLSQDENVARFTLLMRKYKVEELLEAAGAQEGDQITIGHREFIFYPDYYPSDPEIPDEEDPVEDMEPEED; encoded by the coding sequence ATGAAATTTATCGATTCAATGCGTCTTTCTGTCAAGGCAGGAAGGGGAGGGAACGGGTGCATGAGTTTCCTCCGCGAAAGGTTCAGGCCTAACGGGGGACCGGACGGAGGCAACGGAGGAAGGGGAGGCAGCATCATTTTTGAGGCCACCACCAATCTTCAGACGCTTGCCGACCTCGAATACCAGAGACACATAAAGGGCAGCGACGGAAGCCATGGCAAAGGCAGCGCAAGAAACGGAGCCATGGGTGAAGATACAGTTGTGCTTGTACCATGCGGCACAATAATTTATGACGCTCTGACAAACGAGGGGCTAGCCGACCTTGTAGAACCGGGGGACCGTTTCGTTGCCGCCAGAGGCGGCAGGGGAGGCAGAGGCAACCGCTACTTTTCGAGCTCTGCGAGAAAGGCTCCCAGGTTCTGTGAAAACGGGGACCTCGGAGAAGAAGCTGAGCTGAGGCTTGAACTTAAACTTATAGCCGACGTAGGACTCGTAGGTCTTCCAAACGTCGGGAAGTCGAGCATACTTGCGGCGATATCCAACGCCCAGCCAAAGATCGCAAATTATCCCTTCACAACACTCTCTCCGAACCTGGGTGTACTGACGACCGGGTATGAGAGGATAGTGATCGCGGACATACCGGGACTCATCGAAGGCGCCCACATGAACAAGGGGCTTGGCATCCAGTTTCTGAGACACATCGCACGCAGCAGGCTTCTTATCCACGTGCTTAGCCTGGAATGCCGGGATTTTGACCTGCTCATTGAAGAGCTCGAGACAGTCCGAAACGAAATGAGATCATTCGACCCGGACCTGGACACCCGTCCGTACTTTGTGGCAGCCAACAAGCTTGATGAACTTGAGGAGCCTGAAGAGCTGCTCGATAAGCTGTCCCGGCATTTTGGATCTGCGGGCATAAGCTTCTGTGCTGTGAGCGCACTGACTGAAGAGGGCATTCCGGAGCTTGTAAGGCATATAATAGACTTTACGGAAAAGAACCCCAGACCCAGGAGCGAGGTAAGGCTCTACGCGCTTGACAGAGAGGAAGATACCCCGGCGACTGTCAGGACGAGGAACAGGATCCAGATCATATCCCTCCACGGAGGAGGATACAGGGTCCTTCACCACAGGCTGGAAAAGGCTGTCGAACGCTATGACCTCAGCCAGGACGAGAATGTCGCAAGATTTACCCTTCTTATGAGGAAATACAAGGTCGAGGAGCTTCTGGAAGCAGCAGGGGCACAAGAGGGAGACCAGATCACGATAGGGCACAGGGAGTTCATTTTCTACCCTGACTATTATCCCTCAGACCCTGAAATTCCGGATGAAGAAGATCCGGTCGAAGATATGGAACCGGAGGAAGACTAA